The genomic region CGCCCCACTCGCCCAGCGCATCGCCGGCCGGCCGATCGTACAGCGCCTCGCCGGCCAACCAACCGGTTGCTGCCGCGGCGACGACGTATTGCCCCTCGCCGAAGACTTTGGCCCAACGCGAGAAGTCGTCGGTGGTGCTGCTGCGTGAATCAATTTGATAATGGTCGCGGAGGTCGTAGTCGATGTTTGTATTGGCGGCGATTGCGCCCAGCCCGACGCCGATCGCCAGCATTCCCAAACTGTCGCACGAATAGTAATGCTTGTAATCCTGTTTCACGCGTTGCCACTCGCAACAAAGATCTTCATGACAAAGATGGCGCACGATCGCCCATCGCGAGATTAAATCACTCTCCTCCTCGCCGTCATCGAAAAACGATCGTGCGCGCGGCGAAAGCGTGTCGAGAAAGTCGCATGGCGGTGTATCGGCAAGGATGGTCTGTGCTGGCATGGAATTTGGCGCAGGCGAATCGATCGCTTCAAACGGCAGATCGGCGTAAGGCTCGCCGGCAATCTCTCCTTTGGTCGCCGGCGTAACGATTTTCTCGGCGACATCGAACGTGGTCGCACGCACGCTAGCGATGCTGGCGCGCGGCGGCGGGCGGGGCGATGATGAATCAGAAGGAGCAACGACCGATGGGCTTTCCCAAACCGCGATCTCTGATGGATGCTCAGCAACGTGGCAGCCAACGCTGCCAGCGAGCAACAGGAATGTGGCCACGCACCAGAACTTGGTCATGAAATCTCACAGGACACGGCAACAACGAGCAATATGCGGTCGTTGGCTGCGTCAGGAAAGCGACTTCATCGGGGCCACCGTTGAAAAGATGTTGCCAGCAATTGCTAGTAATCCCCACGGCAGAGCGTGAGCGGGCCGTTGGTAATCGCGTCAAAACATTGCCGACAGCGCGCGATGCGATTGCGCCAAGGATTAGATCGAACCTTGCGGCTTGTAACGGTAAATCCGGCATGCTTTGTCGAAATAACCCGCTCAACCGTCAAAGTCGAGCGCAGGTTGCCCATGCTGTGCTGGCCGGGAGAGAAGCCGGGCGGTGGGGGAGAATGGTGGGTTTCGACGCCGAGCAGCAGTTCGCTCCCCATCACTCTTTTAGACGCCTGTCACGTCCGCATCAAAAACTCGTACTTTCTTCCACATGGACTTGCAGTTTTCGATGAACTCCAAGTGCCGTGGTGTCGTTTGATACGCGTCGTGGGCTGCTCGATCGGTGAACACAACCTGCAAGGCAATCTCGAAATCGCGATCGTTCACCGGCCGGTCATACGGAGCGCAAGTCCCGGCGGCATACAGCACCACGCCAGGGTGGCTAGACAAGTACCTATGGCACGCGTCGAGCATCTTCTGCTTATTCGCCGCCGTCGGATCGTGCAGCGAAAAATAAACCATGTGGGCGAGCATTGGTTGTTATACTTTCTTCTACGAGTGCCAAACGTGGGTTAGCCAACGCTCCGTCTGACGAATTCGAAGGACTGTGCTTCCTTGGCAGTATTTTTTGAACAGGAGGCATCAGAAAGAGCAAAGAAAAACCACCTCTCGACGGCCCCTGCTATCTCCGCTGCCTTCTGCAGGGATGGTTGGGGTCTTACGGCCGCGCCGTACATTCTGAAATGGAATTCCGCATTGCGTGACCGATTATAGAGTTGATTGTCACCAGACGCTATTGCCTGAATCTGTCGCCGAATCAATCGAATTTCAAATCTTCGACCCACGATCGGCCGTCGGATATAATCATTCTTTATGGCTCGACTCAGGCACAACCCACCACCGCTCGTCAGGCCGCTGCCGAGGATGTTCCGCGGTGCCCGGCGGCTATGGACGCCGGTTTCGCTGGATCTCGGGTAGTCGATCGACCCCGATGATTCACCGGATCTCGAATCGAAGAATCGCCGGCTCAGTCAGTGGAGTTGAGTTAAGCACGAAGATGATTGCTCGCAAGGTGATTCAGTGCCCGGTGATTCGTTCGCCAGCCGGCCCTAGGTCTTTTTCGGAAAGGACTACTTCCTTGTCAAACGAACAACTCTGGGCCCCCTGGCGAATTGGATACATTCTGGGCGATAAGGATGCACGGGTTTCGCAATTTCCAGATACGCTTACGTGGCTGCCAGGCGCTGTCCGAGAGTGCTTTCTTTGTCGTGATGCAGCCGACGACAGCCCCGCTGGAGAGCGTGAAAACCTTGTGGTCGGCCGTGGTGGATCGGCCATTGGTGTACTCAACCGCTATCCGTATAACAACGGTCATTTATTAGTTGCGCCCCAGCGGCATGTCGCCCGACTGCAAGACTTAAACGACCAGGAGCATCTCGATCTGATGCGGCTGATTTCCCGTTTGTGCGACATCTTCGAGGCGCAGATGAAGCCTGCGGGCTTCAACGTCGGCCTCAACCTCGGTCGAGTCGCCGGGGCGGGCGTACCAGGTCACCTCCATTGGCACATTGTTCCGCGCTGGCACGGCGACGTAAACTTCATGCCGATCTTGGCTGGGACGAGCGTATTGCCACAATCGCTCGACGCGCTGTACGATTTTCTGAAAGCCCACATGCCTTCAAAGTGATCGCGCCTCAATCCGCCATCGAACCATCGACTCTCCCGACGCGCGAAGCCGCGCTGTTGGCCTCTTACGCTACGCACAGTACAGATACTGGCGGCCGACGATACCCAGAGCCGTCGCATCCGTATCGCGGGCCGTTTCAGCGAGATCGCGACCGCATCGTTCACAGTTCCGCGTTCCGCCGCCTGAGCCACAAGACGCAGGTCTTCACGGGGGAGTTGGGCGATTATCACCGCAGCCGACTGACACATACGCTCGAATGTAGTTCGATCGCCCGCACGGTCGCTCGCTCGTTGCGATTGAATGAAGATTTAGTCGAAGCGTTGGCATTGGCCCACGACATCGGCCACCCGCCATTCGGCCATGCCGGCGAATATGTGCTCGATCATTGCCTACAGCATCACGGCGGCTTCAATCACAACGCGCAAGCCCTGCGGCTGGTCGAGCAATTAGAGACGCGGTATGCCGGATTTCCCGGATTGAATCTTTCGCTGGAAGTGCTTGAAGGGCAAAGGACGCGAGTCGACAAGCAGGCTCCTGGACCGTCACCTCGATTGGAATCGCAAGTGGTTGATGCGGCCGACAGCGCAGCCTACGATACCCACGATGCCGACGATGCGCTAGTGTTGGGCCTGTTGAAGCTCGCCGATTTAGAGCGTGAACCGCTGTGGCGGGAAGCGGCGCGCCGAGTGCGGCAGAGATATTCGGCGCTGGAAGCAACCGAATTGCGCCGCGCGGTGGTGCATGAAATGGTCGATTGGCAAGTCAGCGATTTGTTGGAAACGACTCGTCAGCGAATTGTTGCGAATCACATCGAAACCATCGAGCAAGTTCGCCGTGCTGCGCCGCTGGCACTTCCGAGCAGCGAAATGGCCGAGTTGAAGCGCCAGTTCGAGGTGGTCTTGAAAGATCGAGTCTATCGACATCCTCAAGTCCTGCGTGTGCGAGATCGCGTCCAGGCGCATCTCGAGGCCGCTTTCCAGTATTACCTGAGCCGGCCCGATCAACTCCCCGACGAATCTCAACAGCGGATTGCCGCCGATGGCGTCCACCGAACCGTCGCCGACTATCTCGCCTGCCTGACCGATCGGGCCGCATCCAGTGAGTTTGAACGATTACTGGGAGGCGAGTGAGCGTTCGCGGCTCGGCGGCACGAGCCGTTCATGGGCAGGAATACTTCGGCAGAAACAAAAATTCCCCCATTTTAACGAAGCCCTGCGACTTCCTTGCCCCATTTTCAGCAGCTAAACTAGCGAAGATTGGTTTCGTCATGCTCCAGCCGGCAGGGTACGATGCATGATACAAGCCCGATGCATCAGCGCTGATATCATGCACTGAATGTACGAGAGACAGTTTCAGCACTCGCATCGATAGTACCTCGCGTTCGTATCGTTAGACGTTTTCCTCGCACCACGTATCTTAGCCGCCGCGATGTCCTCCGATCAAGAACGACTGCCGACACCCGACAACGCCCCCGCTATGGCAGTTTCAACTGCACCGCCCTCCGCACCGGCAATGCCGCTACCCGATCCTGCCGCTGCCAACGAAAAAACCGGCGACAGCCATGCATTGGACTTGGCAGGAGATTCGCCATCGCCGCGAATCAAGATCGGCACGCAGCGCGCCGGCGTTCTCGCGCCAAAGGTCGAGCCGCGCACGCAAATTGCCTATCGCACGCCGCCGCCATCGCCGACGGAAACGCCACCAAGCGCCGCCGAAGCCCCTTCGCCGCGGCCGCAGATTCTCCGCAAGGCCGGTCCGCAAAAATCGAGGTTCGACATTGCATCACCGCCGCAAGGAAAAGTGGAAAAACCCAACTTGCGACACGCCTTGTCGCCGGAGTTGGAAATCGAATTGGCCGAAGCGCTCGGGGACTCCACGCTCGATGAACTTATCGCGGCCGAGGCAAGCGGGCCGGCAGCGACCGAGGGGTTGGAAGCGGAGTCGCGCCACCAGGCCCGCGTGCTGCGCATTTTTCGCGACCATGTATTCGTCGATTTGGGAGGACGTAATCAGGGCGTGCTGGCGTTCCATCAGTTCCCCGAAGAGCCGCCCATCGGTGCGGAAATTGAGATTGTCGTCAACCGGTTCAATCCCGACGATGGTTTGTATGAATGTACGCTGTCGGGCGCAAGCGTCGACGTTGGCGACTGGTCGGACATCTCAGAAGGCATTACCGTCGATGCCCGCATCACCGGCCATAATAAGGGCGGGCTGGAATGTGAGGTTGGCAAAATCCACGGCTTCATTCCGGCCGGTCAGATTTCGATCTACCGCGTGGAGAATTTTGAAGAATTCGTCGGCCAGAATTGGCCGTGCGTCGTAGTGGAAGCCAATCGCGAACGGCGCAATTTGGTGCTTAGCCGCCGTGCGGTCTTGGAGCGCGAACAGGCCGAAGCGAAAAAACAATTGCTCGAAACACTTCAAGTCGGCGATGTACGCGAGGGCATCGTGCGCTCGGTTCGAGATTTCGGCGCGTTCGTCGATTTAGGCGGCGTCGACGGTATGATCCACGTCAGCCAAATGAGTTGGGACCGGGTCAAGCATCCGAGCGAAGTGTTGGAGGTCGGCCAAAAAGTGAAGGTCAAGATCCACAAGATCGACCCCGACACGCACAAGATCAGTCTCGCCTATCGCGATTTGTTCGAAAGTCCTTGGACCAACGCCGCCGCGAAATACCCCGTGACGGCCAAAGTCGGCGGCAAGGTCTCGAAGATCATGGATTTTGGCGCGTTTGTAAAATTGGAGCCCGGCGTCGAGGGGCTGGTTCACATTTCTGAATTGTCGTTCAAGCGGGTGTTTCGCGTGACCGACGTAGTCCAAGAAGGGCAGGAGATCGAAGCGAAAGTGCTGTCGGTCGACCCGGAGAATCAGCGCATCAGCCTGTCGATGAAAGCGCTGGAAGCGCGACCGGAGCCGCCGAAGAAGCAGGATCAACCGCCCGAACCAGAACCAGAGGCCGAAGCGTCTCCGCCGCCACGCAGGGCCAAGCGTAAAGTGCCGCTGCAGGGCGGACTGGGCCGCTCGCCAATGGGCGAAAAGTTCGGCCTGAAGTGGTGATGCGATGGACGCGTACCTCGGACCTAATTTATGCCAGCGACCATCCGAAATAGTCGTACGAATCGGCGTGTCCGAGCAAGCCGGTCAAACCCATTCGCCACAATTGGTCGTCGATCGTCGAAAGGGCGTTGTTCTCCGATCCATAGTAGGCCCAGGCAATGCCCGTGGCGATGTTCGAGTTCCAAGTGATCGTCGGCACGCCGACGGCCAGGTCGGAAAGGCCGTCACCGTTGTAATCGCCCACCGCCAGGGCGTGACCGTAGAGCGTGTCGCTCGGGGTTTTGTCGTGCACGCCGGGGCCTTGGGTGAATTGCCGGGTATCGTTCGCTGTCAGACCATTCAGGACCGTGCCGTAAACGACTTGAACAAGGCCGGCATGCTTGACGCCGTCGGCAGTCGCCCGCGGTGCGCCAATCACCAAGTCACTTGCCAGATCGCCGTTGAAATCGCCGCTTGCCAATGTCGCGCCGAACGAATCGCCGACCGCCGACGTTTCGCCGAGTGTCGCCAGGGTCATCACTTGTCGCGTGCGTTGGGGCAAGCCGTCGTCGCTACCGTAGATCACCGATACCATGCCGCGGGTCTGGTTTCGATTCCGGATCGATCCAATAGCCAGGTCGTCGAATTCGTCGGCATCGAAGTCGCCACTGGCCAGCGCCGAGCCGCCGTAGTTGAACCGTTGATTTCCGATCGAACTAAGGCCGACCCACGTGCCGTAAACGACGTTGGTGGTTGCGAAGGGCTTATTATCCGGCGCGCCGATCGCCAAGTCGTCGATGTCGTTGCCATCGTAGTCGCCGGCGGCGAGGACAGCGCCAAATTGAGATCCGCGGCGCGGGGTTGCCTTGATGGTAGTCGTCGCCTGACTCCAGATTTGCGCCCCTGTGTCATCCAGACCGAGGATCGTTCCATACAGCACATAGACGGCGCCAATTTCCTTTTTCGAGCCGTGGTCTTGCGACGGCGAACCGATGGCCAAATCGGCAATGCCATCGCCGTCGAAGTCGCCGGTGGTCAAAGCCGATCCAAAGCCAGCATCCTCTTGTGCTCCGCCGCCAACGGAAATATCGTCGGCTGTCCAAAACTGGCTGAAAGTCGCGACCAGACCGTTGATCGAGCCGTAAAGAACTGTCACGGCGCCAGCCCCTTCCAGGCCAACAACTTCCTTTCCAGGCGCGCCGATGGCCAGGTCGTCAAAACCGTCGGCGTTGAAATCGCCGACAGTCAAACTCGAACCAAACAAATCGAGACTGTGCGCATTGCCGCGCACCCCGGGCCGCGTCAAATCCCAAAGCTGATTTTTCGTCGTCGCCAGACCGCTGTTCACGTTGCCGTACAAAACACTCACCTGACCAGCGTCGATGAATTGCCCGATGTCCTTTCCCGGCAGGCCGATGGCAAGGTCTTGCACGCCGTCGCCGTTAAAATCGCCGCTACTAGTCATCATTTGTCGCGATTCGAGCGATTCGAAGCGCCCGAACATGCGGGTCGATCGCCTGCGATCTGTGCGGAAATTCGAGCGAGCCTTCGACTTCCACCATTGGAAAGGAAACATCGGCGAGACCTCCCAAGACGAACCGGGCGGTTCCAAGAAGGGACAAGTGGTGGGAAAATTGTGAATCTTTGCGGGCGGGGCAATCTCTGCCGCAGCAATGGATCTAAGGCTTACTCGGCAGCGGGCGAAAAGGTCTGCCCAGACGGTCGAAACCGAACGCCTGGCGCGCGCGGCACAATCCGCTAATTCGTTACTCGGCACGGAGGCGCAAGAGACTTAACCCGTTCATCGGAGGAACTGCGAGGCAAGCGGATCCTGAATTGCCGCATGACCGCCCGCTTCAGACCTCACTCGACTCACTGGATCGACGTCACTGCATGGCCACATCACGACAAACTCGCTTGCCTGGCATGGAGAATGGCACGGAACAGAAACCGGCCATATCCGCCGGCGCGCCGGCGTCGGCGGTCCCTGTGGCCTGCCCGGTCGAGGCAGCTTGCGCCCAGTTCAATTCGGCAACAATCGACGATTCCACGTTCGCGCTGCCAGA from Pirellulales bacterium harbors:
- a CDS encoding FG-GAP repeat protein translates to MFGRFESLESRQMMTSSGDFNGDGVQDLAIGLPGKDIGQFIDAGQVSVLYGNVNSGLATTKNQLWDLTRPGVRGNAHSLDLFGSSLTVGDFNADGFDDLAIGAPGKEVVGLEGAGAVTVLYGSINGLVATFSQFWTADDISVGGGAQEDAGFGSALTTGDFDGDGIADLAIGSPSQDHGSKKEIGAVYVLYGTILGLDDTGAQIWSQATTTIKATPRRGSQFGAVLAAGDYDGNDIDDLAIGAPDNKPFATTNVVYGTWVGLSSIGNQRFNYGGSALASGDFDADEFDDLAIGSIRNRNQTRGMVSVIYGSDDGLPQRTRQVMTLATLGETSAVGDSFGATLASGDFNGDLASDLVIGAPRATADGVKHAGLVQVVYGTVLNGLTANDTRQFTQGPGVHDKTPSDTLYGHALAVGDYNGDGLSDLAVGVPTITWNSNIATGIAWAYYGSENNALSTIDDQLWRMGLTGLLGHADSYDYFGWSLA
- a CDS encoding phosphatase PAP2 family protein, whose product is MTKFWCVATFLLLAGSVGCHVAEHPSEIAVWESPSVVAPSDSSSPRPPPRASIASVRATTFDVAEKIVTPATKGEIAGEPYADLPFEAIDSPAPNSMPAQTILADTPPCDFLDTLSPRARSFFDDGEEESDLISRWAIVRHLCHEDLCCEWQRVKQDYKHYYSCDSLGMLAIGVGLGAIAANTNIDYDLRDHYQIDSRSSTTDDFSRWAKVFGEGQYVVAAAATGWLAGEALYDRPAGDALGEWGGRTFRTLLVGTPPLLIFQHITGGPRPGESHAGSRWRPFHDNNGVSGHSFMGATPFINAAKMTDNIPLKLGCYACSFAPGWSRINDDAHFTSQVFLGWWMAYWAATAVDLTNRDEHSQWSVQTVSVGNGTTVGLVYTF
- the dgt gene encoding dNTP triphosphohydrolase; its protein translation is MIAPQSAIEPSTLPTREAALLASYATHSTDTGGRRYPEPSHPYRGPFQRDRDRIVHSSAFRRLSHKTQVFTGELGDYHRSRLTHTLECSSIARTVARSLRLNEDLVEALALAHDIGHPPFGHAGEYVLDHCLQHHGGFNHNAQALRLVEQLETRYAGFPGLNLSLEVLEGQRTRVDKQAPGPSPRLESQVVDAADSAAYDTHDADDALVLGLLKLADLEREPLWREAARRVRQRYSALEATELRRAVVHEMVDWQVSDLLETTRQRIVANHIETIEQVRRAAPLALPSSEMAELKRQFEVVLKDRVYRHPQVLRVRDRVQAHLEAAFQYYLSRPDQLPDESQQRIAADGVHRTVADYLACLTDRAASSEFERLLGGE
- a CDS encoding HIT domain-containing protein encodes the protein MSNEQLWAPWRIGYILGDKDARVSQFPDTLTWLPGAVRECFLCRDAADDSPAGERENLVVGRGGSAIGVLNRYPYNNGHLLVAPQRHVARLQDLNDQEHLDLMRLISRLCDIFEAQMKPAGFNVGLNLGRVAGAGVPGHLHWHIVPRWHGDVNFMPILAGTSVLPQSLDALYDFLKAHMPSK
- a CDS encoding Dabb family protein, giving the protein MLAHMVYFSLHDPTAANKQKMLDACHRYLSSHPGVVLYAAGTCAPYDRPVNDRDFEIALQVVFTDRAAHDAYQTTPRHLEFIENCKSMWKKVRVFDADVTGV
- a CDS encoding S1 RNA-binding domain-containing protein; this translates as MSSDQERLPTPDNAPAMAVSTAPPSAPAMPLPDPAAANEKTGDSHALDLAGDSPSPRIKIGTQRAGVLAPKVEPRTQIAYRTPPPSPTETPPSAAEAPSPRPQILRKAGPQKSRFDIASPPQGKVEKPNLRHALSPELEIELAEALGDSTLDELIAAEASGPAATEGLEAESRHQARVLRIFRDHVFVDLGGRNQGVLAFHQFPEEPPIGAEIEIVVNRFNPDDGLYECTLSGASVDVGDWSDISEGITVDARITGHNKGGLECEVGKIHGFIPAGQISIYRVENFEEFVGQNWPCVVVEANRERRNLVLSRRAVLEREQAEAKKQLLETLQVGDVREGIVRSVRDFGAFVDLGGVDGMIHVSQMSWDRVKHPSEVLEVGQKVKVKIHKIDPDTHKISLAYRDLFESPWTNAAAKYPVTAKVGGKVSKIMDFGAFVKLEPGVEGLVHISELSFKRVFRVTDVVQEGQEIEAKVLSVDPENQRISLSMKALEARPEPPKKQDQPPEPEPEAEASPPPRRAKRKVPLQGGLGRSPMGEKFGLKW